Genomic window (Juglans microcarpa x Juglans regia isolate MS1-56 chromosome 2S, Jm3101_v1.0, whole genome shotgun sequence):
TTGGACTCGGTtaaaaaggaatgaaaaaattCAGGACGAAGAATAAAGTGTTGCTCTTTCTTTTAACGACCACAACTCTTTTGAGGAATCTGAAAGAAGCCTTTATTACAAATCCTCGAAGTGGGCAAATACATATATTCTTGTAGATGTATACAGTGAACAGTGATTATTCATCCGTGGCATTGTCCCTTGAGCACTCATCACTCGATCCAATTGTAGTATGCATGAGGTACCAATAGTACCTTCTGCATGATGCTAACCAGAAACACATAAAAGGAACCTGTTATAGCCTCTTGCCTCCGATCAAAGTTTAGGTGCTATGAAGAGCATAGGAGGGTTGAATGCTAAATATTTTGCCCAAAGTGCAGATAAGTGTGGAGAGGTGGACCAGAGGCAAATACGAGCATACCGgtggaggagaaagaaaagatgGCAGGAAAATATGATCATGTTCAGAATAGCAGATTAGAGAAAGTTATGTATTACTGCACAAATGAGTGGATTCTTCATGGTTTATGCTTCTGCTGTTGAACATTCTCATTGCAAGTGGATATATAGTGCAAGCAGAATACAATCTTAATAAGAACATTAGTACTGCAAGACAAACAATGATATCCGCCTGTGTGAGACTAAATTCCACTCGTTTTAACCGAAGGGGGCCACGACAATCTCCTATGGCTTGTGCCATCAACCTGACTAAGATCAGAAACCTCACTGTTTTCATCCCCTGCTTCTTGTCTCTCCATTTTTTGCCTACTTAGGCTCCTAGTAACCAAGTCATCAAAGCTTGGGCCATTTCTCCAGGGTGGTGGAGTCACACAGTTGGAGTCCCCTGCAACTCTTTGGGAGCTGTTCTTGACTGGTGTTGCAGGCAAAGAGGAATTGGAATGACCCACTCTCAGATTCTGAAGGGTTGCAAACGATTCTCTCATGGCAGACATGGCCTCAAAGAATCGGGTGCATGATGCTAAAGCAACTGGGATCGGGCGAAGCATTTCCTGCATCagtagaagaagatgaggatTACCTTTCTGAGACAGAACCAACTCTTTAAGCACATGTTTCATGGCTAcagtaattaaaaagaaagctCAAGAACGAATCGACTGGAAGACATGAACTACAGCACGGATATAAGTTCTGTATTAGCATATCTTTAGGATTTCATGAAATGGATAGCATATTACTATTGATCAAAACACCTTTTACCTCCAGTCCATAGTGGATGTTTAACCTTTAGCATTTTGATTATCATAATTTGTGAATGAGTTTAGAAAGACAAATCAACCATTCAAAAGGCTAATAATACGCACGCTGCTTCACCAGAACCAGAAGTCTCCCATGATCTCTCACACTTCATCCAAAACACTACACTTATTACAGTGTAGTTTAGTATAGTATACactttttaacttaaaacagGAAAACATGGGTGTGTCTAACCACGGAATGTGATCTGGAACTACGAATGGAATGACAAATGACATATATGGCATATCAGGCATTCTGGAACTtgtttagaaacaaattaaatgcCTCTAGAAACTTACTCCCCATACTGAAGGGGGCTCCTTAAAGTTCTGACTCCATTGAAAATCTGCAACTGACGTTGTCAAGGCACCATAATCACTAGCAGCCTTCATCAGTAATTCAGAAAATTGCTTCTGCACGAACCCAAACAAAAGATGGCAAACATTAAAAATGCCGACTTTCAAGTGACCGAAAAGTTAATGTAACCGTTTAATAACCTTCTACAAGAGCTAGACTTAGAATTTACAATTTGGACTTAAAATATGGGCAAACTTTCTGATTACGATTTACATGTTAAATTTAAGTGAAATTAATAACACCGGTACTAGCAATTATATGTTATGGTCTATGCTTATAGCACATTCATACATTGAAATACTATATCAATTCAATCTCTCATCCGTTCTCTTCTCGTCCATCCATAAAAATGGCTGTCATTCAATAAATACATGCTGTTATTCTATCAATAAGTCCCCACCTTAGGGAAGGTACTAGATGATAAAAGTCACTATTTTGCATTCTAGCATCGACAGTCCCACTACATGCCCCACACCTATGCCTATTTCTTGCATCAAAAGCTGTTAGTTTGACAAGCAGACTAGTCACGAGATGGTGAGTGAATGAGAAATACGAGTTAGGGGTCAAAATGTGGgttgggagagagagatgaaactTGTTGGACCAACCTGATATTCTGCTTCCACTGGAATGCAATCCAGTGAATATGGCTGTTGAAGACGAGCTATTATGCGATCCTGTCAACATTCAACATTGAAACATGCGTTCACaggtttaataaatttatttgactTAATGTGAAAAAGGTTCTGTATGCTGaagaaattgaaatgattttcaCTCTCATGGTCACCATTATTCAACCTGAAAAACACAAGTATGTTAATGAAAACATAATCATCCATAGGATCAGAATCGATGTCAAAATGTTCCCTTTCAGGTTGCAATATCATTACCTAAGCTATAGTCCTTACTGACTGCAATGACAAGATCTTGGCTATAGTCATTTAGTAAGAATAATTATGAGGACAGATGCCTGATACTaagccacaaaaaaaaaaaatattgttggagGCTGGAAGAatctataaatattttgcaTTACAGTCAACACACACAGAGGCTCTGTTTGTTTTCATTGGGAATTATTACTCTGGGATTATATTTCTTCAATAATTACAACTGGcatacaaaaatttgtttttcaaactCCAAATTATAGGCCCatgagtaaaataaattaatttatgagcAATATTTTTATAGGATCTTTTATCATAACATAAAGTTATAAGAACAATGTTGAATGCACTAGGTATAAGAATAAGAAAACTTCCGAGGAAGCAGAACCTGGTCATGTAACAGTTTACAAACAGGTCAATTTTACTCACAAATCATAATCAAGATAAGATACAGAAATAAAGGCGTCTCTAGAGGGCCCATAGAGAGGAAATCCATGATCCAGTGTAGCATTTGAATGCACAAAATGGAATCCTCACTCCCCTGCCTGCTCATGGATAGGAGGAATAATTGTTGAGAACTGTAGTAGTCACAGATTTTCCAAAAACTAAGAAACCAAATAGTCCCATAAGTTAACCAATACCAAATGTAATACTACCATATATTAGAGTAGCCCATGCTACTCCAAAATCTAGAGCAAGAAAACATAGCATATAGATGCCCAGTTTTCAAAAGTGTGTGCGCATGCACGATGCATACTTGGTTCATGTTCTGCATATGTATACACGTATAGAAGATTGGACATGGATATTTTCAAGGGGAAACAGAAGGAGCTTTAGCATGAAGCATATACCATTTGACCTTAAAATTGCAAAGAAgacaataatgaaaaaaatgaaatcaaaataataCCTTATTCTGAATGACATCTTTCAATATAGTTGTAATCCTTGCCAAAGTCTCAGTCTTCTTTTCCATTTCGGTCACATGCGTCAAATGTGCCACATTTTTATCATCCTTAAATTTTACTAACCAAGTTAGAATAAGTGAAACTGCAACCCAAAACATCATattctaatttcattttctttagttACCCAAAACTATCATACTGTAAAATGAAACTGGTATTACTCACCTTTCGTCCTTGAAGTTCCACTTGCAGATCTACTATTTTTCTTTGTACAGCGGTGAGTTCTCTTAATACCCTTATCAAGTCATCGCCCTTCTCACCAGTTGTAGTGGATAAGTTCTGGAGTTCTTCCTacccaaaagggaaaaaaaaaagtgatgacCTTAATCATAATTGGACTGGTACATGTCGTGCACTTAAATTTTTTACTACAACGTTGCAATTTTGTACTTGaaggcattaaaaaaaaaaaaaaaaaaaaaagaagcaacaaAACATACTGCCTTTAGTACCTTAGAGTAGACCACCACCTCTCATTCCAAACCGCTTAAAAGCCCACAAAAAACACTCCTTCATACATTcccattaaagaaaaaactaatacaACTTATTAAGTTATAACTTGGATCTCATTTATTTCTGGAAAGAGTCATGCTGGGGatccaaaacaaccaaaactAATGTCATCTCCCTTCATTTCTGACTTGTATTCCAAAGTACCCCCACAATAtacaacccccccccccaaaaaaaaaaaaaaaaaaaaaacttaattccaCACAAGAGACCGATATTTAACTGGGTGTTTCAAGTGAGCTTCAATATGGACAACACACACAAATTGTGGGTAGAAATGGAGCTACATTCTATCAAACAGAAGCAAAATGGGTCGAGATCAGAATTCCCAAGAGTGACGCAAAATGCAAAACAGAACATACATTACTGTTAAAGGCGGTTAAAGGATGATAACAATTGCACAAAAGCAAAATGCAAAATCAGAATTGCCACCTGAGTAGGAGAAGGGGAAACAGAGAAGCCGAGATCCGCAGCAATGGAGAGAGCATCGGACATGCCTGCAATGCGCCTCAGAGGCTTCTTTCCAACCCAAGTGGAATCTGTCCCCATTGACATTTCCTGCCCCCTGCCAATTTTTTGAGTTGGGTTAGACAGCAATTTGAAATCTCTCCGAAACGTAAAAAGACTTTCTTCAGCACAGCCCCCTTAAACATCACAACtttgaaagataaataaataaaatatgaaaataattcgTATAGTGGCTTGTCTCTGTCTCTCGTATATCAATCAccatattctaattttaaacattttatttttcagattttcaatttCTGTCAAATCAATCTTTCTATTTATACACAATTAATAATGTCATGTAAAGCCCACAAactaaaagacaaaaatcattttagaaattaaaaaaaaaaaaaaaaatttaaacaatggGGACACAAATCAAGCTCCAACTTGGGTCATCTCAAGCGGGTGGGTGGCTTGGGAGCACCGCGTCCCAAGCAGCGTTGCTTGGGGTGCAACCCAAGCGACGTGGCCCAGATCACCCAACTCACAAAGCACGCGACCTATATGATCTAGGCACCTAGACGTGTCTGGTCCGGTCGGTATTGGAGGAGAATTTTGGATCCAATCTTTCAGTCTATCAAAAGTCTGGATCCGACCGATAAGGCCTTTGGACCAGATCAGACCGTTTTGGTCCGGTTCGGTCGGCCTCagtatccattttttttttcttctattttttcaagtttttgacaaaaaattatataaactgataaaaaataataataagtgaatgatttaattttagttgcctaactaagtatataattaactaattaagtattttaaaataataatttcaatagtatgtgtattattaataataattaaatagttaataTCTTGTCTTAGAATTCTtaatctttaatattttatataatctaaacataaataattaagttaaaagaaaattagaagaagattacattataattagttaaaagaaaagtacataattacttatttttaatctatattaactacttaaaaaattataaattgtaacATAAGAGATCTTAAGAGACGACAACAATTGATGAGACaagattatacattaatgatgactaaatatcatgtatatcaaagtagacaagcggcaataaaatactatgaagctgactgtAACTTCTTAAGAAATGGAATTAAAAGTGTAAGAAACCATTTGAGAATtattgctttataaaaaaaaaaaaaaaaaaagtaagaaatcactgatacaaattttttacaaagataacccataataaaagagaatgaagtatattgggaagcttgtgttggtaagccatgaAAAATCGATGGTCAGCCTATTCATGCTGGAAGGCTTTTAGGGTGGTCCCGGTagtgttccctcaagttcttaatttatttatttctctttggatatATGAAATCTTTGTTTAAAAACATGTCttaatgaattctttattcaaatctAATGAATCCACTACTAATATCCCCATAGAACCTGATAATATCAACCAAGAATATTACagtataatagatatagaaagaaatctacaagactggataattcctaatgttccaaaaaaccaaatatacaaacattctactttttcttctaaattatcatttcttacaaattatacaattaaaacagtaggaaaaactattaatttaaataatgattatgaatcattacaattattaacaaaagaagcaattaaacatcacaaagaacagaaatattctttcatacatattggactagtacaagtagctataaaatcACTCACTATAAGTAGATTATACACCTCAGCATTACTCTGTTTAAGAGACGAAAGAcactataattttcatgattcattacttggaatgatAGAATCAAGTCTGTTCGAATGaccagtttattttaattgttatcccaattattctctttcattattcgatactaatattttacatgttttaacattaaatattaaaacaaatggttatcagatgatgaaaggatcacatcctttaacagtagtttacaggatacattataaattaataaaaacaacattaa
Coding sequences:
- the LOC121252481 gene encoding AUGMIN subunit 2-like; this encodes MSMGTDSTWVGKKPLRRIAGMSDALSIAADLGFSVSPSPTQEELQNLSTTTGEKGDDLIRVLRELTAVQRKIVDLQVELQGRKDDKNVAHLTHVTEMEKKTETLARITTILKDVIQNKDRIIARLQQPYSLDCIPVEAEYQKQFSELLMKAASDYGALTTSVADFQWSQNFKEPPSVWGEMLRPIPVALASCTRFFEAMSAMRESFATLQNLRVGHSNSSLPATPVKNSSQRVAGDSNCVTPPPWRNGPSFDDLVTRSLSRQKMERQEAGDENSEVSDLSQVDGTSHRRLSWPPSVKTSGI